A genome region from Schistocerca nitens isolate TAMUIC-IGC-003100 chromosome 4, iqSchNite1.1, whole genome shotgun sequence includes the following:
- the LOC126253541 gene encoding translocon-associated protein subunit gamma codes for MKGGKQAKAFTKEEELLLQDFSRNVSTKSSALFYGNAFIVSAIPIWLFWRIHMIDVYSSLLSFVIVTLLSTYLVALAYKNTKFVLKHKVAVKREEAVTREMTKKLAEDKKMSKKEKDERILWKKNEVADYEATTFSIFYNNALFLALVIFSSFYILKTFTPAVNYIFSVGAAGGLLALLSTGSH; via the exons ATGAAGGGCGGCAAACAAGCTAAAGCGTTCACGAAGGAAGAGGAACTGTTGTTACAAGATTTCAGTAGAAATGTGTCGACCAAATCCTCCGCATTGTTTTATGGAAATGCTTTTATAGTTTCTGCTATCCCCATAT GGCTCTTTTGGAGGATCCACATGATAGATGTCTACTCATCTTTACTATCGTTCGTAATTGTTACGCTCTTGAGCACATACCTTGTTGCACTGGCGTATAAAAATACGAAGTTTGTTTTGAAGCATAAG GTTGCTGTTAAACGTGAGGAAGCTGTTACCAGAGAAATGACAAAGAAATTGGCAGAAGATAAGAAAatgagcaagaaagaaaaggatgaaCG GATTCTGTGGAAGAAAAATGAAGTTGCAGATTATGAAGCCACAACATTCTCCATTTTTTATAACAATGCGCTATTTCTGGCGCTAGTTATATTTTCAAGCTTCTATATACTAAAAACATTTACACCTGCAGT TAATTATATATTTTCAGTTGGAGCAGCAGGTGGTTTGTTGGCATTGCTATCGACTGGCTCACACTGA